From Sphingobium sp. B2D3C:
TGGCTATGCGTGGAACACCCCGATCGGTGACGGCCCGGTCCACCTTGCGCTTGGCGGTAGCGTCAATCTCTACGCCAAGCCGGCGGCGCTGGATGCGGTCTATGGGGATAATCCCTGGGGCTACACGCTGTTCGCGCGCCTTTCCTTGGGGCGCTGATACGTCCAGACAATGACTCCCCTCTCTTCAGAGGAGGGGCCGGGGGTGGTGGCGATGCGCGAGCATCGCAGGTTCGGTGAATGACTGCGCGGTTGCAGCACCACCCCAACCCCTCCTCTGAGCCGCAGGCGAGCGAAGCTCAACAGGAGGGGCTAATTGAGCTGTCAGGCGTGGCCGACCCAGCCCCGCCACGTGAAAGCAGCGTAGAACAGCGCCATGTCCGCAAAGCCGCCGGCTCTCAAAATGGCTTCGTCTTCTTCAGGCGAGAGGCAGTGGAGGCTGGCGGCGACGGCGGCGCGGGCCTTGGCGGTGTCGGCCGGGTCCGCGCCCATAGCCTTGGGATAAGCGGCATAGCGGTCCAGCCAGACATTGCGGGTCTCCGCATCCTGCGGGAAGCTGCTATGGGCAGCGACGAAGGGTGCGCCTGGGCGCAGGCGGCGGTGGATTTGCTGCACGGTGCGCGTCCGCTCGGTGGGGTCGAGAAAATGCAGGGTCAGGAGGCAGACTGCCGCATCGAATGGCCCGTCCGGCGCATCGTCGATCAGCCCGTGCACCAACTCGACGCGCTCCATCAGCGGCCCGAGTTGGCGTTCGGCCAGTTTCAGCATTTCGCCGGCCGGGTCCACGCCCACGAAGCGCCAACTTGGTTGCGCCTCAGCGAGCGCCTTCAATTCCATGCCCCCGCCCGCACCGAGCACGAGCACCCGCCCGTCCGGTGGGGCGCGCTCGGCAAGCAGCAGTCCGGTCATCCGGTGCAGCGCATCCAGCCCCGGCACGAAGCGGCGCGGGCCATCCCAGTAGCGGGCCGTGGCTGCCGGATCGTCGAAGGCTTTGATGAACATGTCCGGGTCCACCGTCTCATCCGGTGCGGTGTCGTGCGTGGTCATGGATTTTCGATCCTGTGTTGGGCGCCGTAATCGGACGGCAAGAGACGGTGGAAGCCGGCACTGAGACTGGCGAGCGTGACGGTGGCGTAGGAGTCGAGCAACAATGCCTCGGCCTGCCGCAGCGGTGCATCGAGCGCAGCGTTGACGGCCCGCTCGACCGCGCAGCCGGGGTTGTCGCTGCGATTGCCGATGGCGAAGAGCGGCGGCGCCCCGATGGCCCGATAGATATCCAGCAGCGTGACGGCCGCCGGATCGCAGGCAATCGACCAGCCCCCGCCAGGGCCCTTTTCCGAGCGGACATAACCGGAGTCCCGCAAGCCGGCCATGACCCGGCGGATCACCACCGGATTGGTCTGCATGATTCTGGCCAGCATCTCCGATGTAACCGGACGCTGCTGCTCCGCCATGTGGAGGAGGACGTGGAGGACGCCGGACAATTTGCTGCTGTTGCGACTCATGCAACATATCATGTTACATATTCGCGTCCTATTCAAGCCCTATGAGCGCAGCTTGCCCTTCTTGCCCTCGCCGCTTAGGCAAACGGCCATCCGATCCCTGAACCGAAGGCACAGACATGGACTATTATTGGGAAGACCTGGAACTCGGCCTCACCGAGCATTTCGGCCCGTTCGAAGTGGATCGCGAGGAAGTGATCGCCTTTGCCGAGCGCTATGATCCGCAGCCCTTCCACCTCGATGAAGAAGCG
This genomic window contains:
- a CDS encoding class I SAM-dependent methyltransferase is translated as MTTHDTAPDETVDPDMFIKAFDDPAATARYWDGPRRFVPGLDALHRMTGLLLAERAPPDGRVLVLGAGGGMELKALAEAQPSWRFVGVDPAGEMLKLAERQLGPLMERVELVHGLIDDAPDGPFDAAVCLLTLHFLDPTERTRTVQQIHRRLRPGAPFVAAHSSFPQDAETRNVWLDRYAAYPKAMGADPADTAKARAAVAASLHCLSPEEDEAILRAGGFADMALFYAAFTWRGWVGHA
- a CDS encoding Rrf2 family transcriptional regulator, whose protein sequence is MSRNSSKLSGVLHVLLHMAEQQRPVTSEMLARIMQTNPVVIRRVMAGLRDSGYVRSEKGPGGGWSIACDPAAVTLLDIYRAIGAPPLFAIGNRSDNPGCAVERAVNAALDAPLRQAEALLLDSYATVTLASLSAGFHRLLPSDYGAQHRIENP